Below is a window of Leucobacter chromiiresistens DNA.
AGACGGCGCCGCCGGCCGACGGGCCCATCACGATGGAGATCTGCGGGATGACACCGGAGCACATGGTGTTCAGGCGGAAGATGCTCGCGTACTTGGAGAGGGCGACGACGCCCTCCTGGATGCGCGCCCCGCCGGAGTCGAGGATGCCGAGCACGGGGGCGCCGGTCTTCAGCGCGAACTCCATGGCCTTCACGATCTTCTCGCCGGCGACCTCGCCGAGCGATCCGCCGAAGGTGGTGAAGTCCTGCGAGTACACGACCACCTGGCGGCCGTGGATCGTTCCCGCGCCGGTCACCACGGAGTCGCCGAAGGGGTGCGACTGCTCCATGCCGAAGCCCTGGGAGCGGTGCTTGACGAACTTGTCGAACTCGACGAACGAGCCCGTGTCGAGCAGGGTCGCGATGCGCTCGCGTGCGGTCATCTTGCCCCGCGCGTGCTGCTTCGCCGCGGCCGCCGCGTCTCGGTCGCCGACGGCTTCCTGGTACTTGCGGCGATGGTCCGCGATGCGGTCGGCGGTCGTCGCGGGTGCGGTGTTCTCTGCAGTCACGCCTGCCAGCCTAGCGCGGAGGGCATGCCCGCACCCTCCGAACCTCTCCAACGGAATCGAAACTCCTTGGTGCGAACCCTACGAATTCAGTCGAACATGTCGCCCAGCAGTCCGCCGAGCAGCACGCCTCCGATCACCGGGCCGAGCACGCCCCCGCCGCCGCCTCCGACTCCGCCGCGGCCGCGTCCGCCGCCGCCCCACGGGCCGCCGCCTCCGCCGCCGCCCCAGCCCCAGTCGTCGTCATCGGGGCGGGAGGAGTCGATGTCGCGCTGCGCGAGGCGCAGCGACTCGTCGGCGAGTTCGGAGGCGCGGCGGGCGCGCTGCAGCACCTGCTCCCGCGAGTCCTCCGTCATCGGCAGGGCGGCGATCTCGCTGCGGTGGCGCCGCGCCTCGGCGAGCCGGGTGCGCGCGTCGGCGCCGATCCAGCCCCGGTGCCCCTCGATGAGGCTGGCCGCGATGCCGATGGCGTGGTCCGCGGCCGCGATGCCGTGCTGCACCTGCGCCTCCGAGGGCACGGGCCTCGCGGCGCGGGCGCGGGCGGCGTCGAGTGCGGCGTTGGCCGACGAGACGAGGGAGAGGTCGGCGAAGGGATCGCGCTGGCGCCCGGCGCTCACCTCGGCGAGGGCCGCCTCGAGTCGTTCGATCGCGTCGTCGACGGACGCGTTGCGGGGCTCGGTGCGGGCCGCGGCGATGTCGCTGCGGGAGTCGTCGATGACGTCGGCGAGCGTGTTCTGCGCGCGCAGCGCCTCGATCTCGAAGCTGTCGACGCCGTCGAGGATCGAGGCCGCCCGCCGCACGGTCTCGGTCGCCGTCTCGAGCGCGAGATTCGCGTCGGCGAGGGCGCCGGCGGCGCGGCGGCGATCGGAGAGGTCGGCGGAGTGCTCGGCGAAGTCGAGCAGCTGCTCCACGTCTTCGGAGTGGAGCCTCACGCGCTGCAGCGCCGAGGGGCTGTACCGCTCGGCGAGACGCGCCGCCGCGCGCTGGGCGTCGGGCACGCGCTCGCGCAGGGCGGCGGCGTCGGCGCGCACCCGCTGCACCATCTCGGGGGCGCGGCGTGCGCGTTCGACGCGCGCCTGCAGGGCGGCGGTGCGCTCGTCGAGCACCGATTCGGCCCACTCGCACAGCTGCAGGATGCGCGCGTTGCGGGTGCGCACCTCGTCGGGGGTGTCGGGGATGTGGTCGTGGTTGAGCTGGTGCAGCTGGAACGCCTCCCCGAGGTGCTCGCGCACCGAGTCGAGGCCGGCCCTCAGCTCGGCCGTCGCGTCCTCGCCGAGTTCGGCCGTGGCGAAGGCGAGCTCGTCGCCGGTCGCGCGGATCCGCTCGTCTGCGGCGACGATCGCGCTGCGCGCCCGCTGCGCCTGCTGCGCGTCGGAGGCGTGCTGCCGCTCCTGCGACTCACGATCTCGGCGTCCCCAAAATGCCACGGTGTGTCCTGTCTGCTGAGTGCGATGGGTGAGACGGTGCCGAGCGGGGCGGGCCCGGATCGGCCCGCCCCGCCCCGCTCGGTGGGCGGTGGTTACTGCTCGAGCGCCTGCGGCGAGCGGCCGGCCTTGAGGGCGGCGAGTCGCGCCTCGACCTCGGTGACGGCTTCGAAGTTCTCGAGCTCGTTGAACTGCGAGTCGAGCGTCGACGCGGCGATCTCCTGCTTGCCGCGCGCGAGGGCCTCCTGGCGGCGGATCTTGTCCTCGAACCGGCCGAGGTCGCTCGTCGGGTCGAGCACGTCGATCGACTTGACGGCGTCGGCGACGCGGTTCTGCGCCTCCGCGGTCTTGGCGCGCGCGACCAGCTCGGAGCGCTTCGTCTGCAGCTGCTGCAGCTTCTCGCGCATCCCGTTGAGGCCGTCCTTCAGCTTCGCGGTGACCTCGCGCTGCGCGGCGATGGTGGGCTCGGCGGCGCGAGCCTCGTTCTCCTCGGTGATCTGGCGCTGCAGGGCCACCTTCGCGAGATTGTCGAACTTGTCGGCGTCGACGGAGTTGCCGGCCGAGCGCAGCTCGTCGGCCTTCGCGCTCGCCGCGATCGCCTTGCGCTCCCACTCGCGCGCGGTGCGCACGTCCTCGTCGTAGTCCTGCTCGAGCAGCCGCAGGTTGCCGATGGTCTCCGCGATCGCGGCTTCGGCGTCCGAGATGTTGGAGGAGAAGTCGCGGATCAGCTGATCGATCATCTTCTCGGGGTCTTCGGCCGAGTCGAGCATCGAGTTGACGTTGGCCCGGACGAGGGTGGTGATGCGACCGAGGATGGACTGCTTCGACATGTGAGTTCCTTTCGGCGGAGCGGTTTGGATCGAGTGTAAGGATCGGGACTGGGGAAGCGCCGAGTCAGAAGCGCCCGCCGCCGCGGCGGCCCGAGCGGCCGCCGCCCGAGCGCCGCGAGGAGCCTCCGGATCGGCGCGAGGAGCGGCCGGAGCTGCGGGAGAAGCCCCCTGAGCGGCCCGAGGATCGGCGGGAGCCGCCGCCCCAGGAGCCGCTGGAGCCGCCGCCCCAGAACCCGCCCCCCGAGCCGCCGTAGCCGGAGCCGCCGTTGCCCCCGCCGAGGATGCCGCCGAGCACCGCGGCGAGGTCGCCGCCCGCCGACGAGCCTCCGCCGGAGCCGCCGCCGTAGCCGGTGCCGAACCCGGAGACGTCGGACTGAGCGGCGGAGAGCGCCTCGGCGGCGAGGCTGCTCGCGCGCTGCGCGTCGGCCAGCGCGGTCTCGGGGTTCGCGGATCGCGCGGCGTCGGCGCGTGCGAGGGCGGCGCGAGCCTCCGCCGCCCGGGTGCGCGCCCGCGAGCCGATGGCCCCGCGCCGTGCGTCGATGAACGCCTCCGCCTGCCGCACCTGACTGTCGGACTGCGCCATCTGGGCGTCGAGCAGTCGGCGCGCACGCTCGGCCTGCTGGGCGGAGTGCACTGCGCCGTCGATCTGCGCGTTAGCGGCTTCGAGCGCCTGCACGGCCCGACCGGGCCGCCGCTCGGCGCCCGAGAGGTCGTGCCTCGCCTGCGCGATGCGCTCCTGCGTCGCGGTGATGGCGGCGGCGACCCGGCCGTCCGCATCGGGCACGGCTCGGGCGCCCGAGACGTCGGCCTCCAGCTCGCCGATGAGTTCCGCGCAGCGGGCCTCGATGCTCGCGAGTTCGGGGCCGCGCGCGGCGATGGCGCGGTGGATCTCGTCGGCCTGGGCGACCGCGGCCTCGGCCTCCCGGATCGCCACAGCGGCCGCTCCCGAGTCGGGCGGGGCGGCCCCGAGCGCGGTGGAGGCGGCGCGCTCGCGATCCTCCGCGAAGGCGAGCAGCTGCTCCGCCTGCTGCACGGCCCCGTCGAGCGCGCCGAGCTCGTCGGCAGCGTAGGCGGCGGCGAGACGCTCGGCCTCGGCTCGGCTCTGCGCACCCCGCGCCCCCGCCTGCTCCCGTCGCGCGACGGCCTCGGCGAGCGCGGCGGGCGCGTTCTGCTCGATCGCTCTCAGCCGCGCGAAGGCGTCCGCCTGCGCGTCGAGCACCTCGTCGACGGCGGCGCAGAGCTCGATGATGCGCTGCAGCCACTCCCGCTGCTGCGCGTCGGTGTCGGGTGTCGCGTCGTCGAGCTGCTGGCGCAGGGCGAACGCCTCGAGCAGGCGCGCGCGGGCCGTCTCGACCGCGTCCGCGTAGGCCGAGACTGATGCGTCGCCGAACTGGGCGCGGGCGAACTCGAGCTCCTGGGCGCTGCTCTTCACGGCGTCGTCTGCGGCGACGAGCGCCGATCCCGATGCGCGCTCGAGCTGCGCCAGATCCTGCTCGGCGGCCGCTGCATCGCGTCGGCGGCGCACGAGCCGCGAGACGCCGAACGCGGCTCCGCCGAGCCCGAGCACCCCGGCGCCGACGCCCACGACGACGGCGGTGTTGCGGCCCGGCGCCGCATCCTCGGCCTCGAGCTGCTCTGCGGCCGCCGTGACGGCTCCCGCCCAGTCCTGGTCGCGCAGCTCGGGGAGCACGCGCTCCTCGATGCGTCCGAGTGCGGCATCGCTCAGCTCGCCGTCCGCCGACGACGAGAGGTAGTACTGGCGGCCGTCGGTGGCGACGGCGAGGAGGTACTGGGAGTCGCCGAGGCCGTTGAGCTCGGCGGTCTCGTCGGCCCACGCGATGCGATCAGCAGGGTCGGTGAACTCGTCGACGAATACGACGAAGAGGTCGAGCCCGGTCGTGTCGAAGGCCTCGGCGAGTCTGGCGTTCGCGGCCCGCTCCTCGGAGTCGTCGAGCACGTCGACGGCGTCGGTGACGTATTCGCTGCCGAGGGTGCCCGGGCCGACCGCGGCGGCGCTGGAGGCGCCCGCGGCCAGGAGGCCCGCGCCGAGCACCGCGGCGAGCCACCACCGCCCGAGCGGTCGAGGTCGCAGATCGGGGGACAGGCCTGAGTGCTCCACAATCGGAGTGTATTCGTGCGCCGGTGCCTCGGTCCACTTGTTTTCCGGGCTAACGTGATGCGCATGGAGCTTCCCCGCACGCGCACGCTGCTGCCCGACGTCAGATGGCGCGAGTCGTCGCCCTCCACCAACGCCGAGCTGCGCGCGCTCGCGACGGCGGAGCGGAGCGGGGGCGCGGAGGGGCTGCCGCACGGCGCGCTGCTGGCGACGAGCGATCAGACGGCGGGTCGCGGGCGCCTCGACCGCGGGTGGGTGACGCCACCGAACACGTCGATCGCGGCGTCGCTGCTGGTGCGCGGGTTCGGCGCGACCGGACTGGGCGTGAGCTGGCTCCCCCTGCTCGCCGGATCGGCGGTCGCCGCCGCCCTGCAGCCGCACTTCTCGGCCGCGGCGGCCCGCGCGGGCGGCGAGGCGCAGCGCGTCGGCGTGAAGTGGCCGAACGACGTGCACGTGCGCGACGAGCGCGACGCGATGGCCGGGCGCCCCGGCAGGAAGCTCTGCGGCATCCTGTGCGAGCTGCTGCCGGGCGGTGGGGCGCAGGGGCACGACGTGGTGGTGGGCACCGGCATCAACCTGCTGATCCCCGAGTGGGAGCTGCCCACCGATCGCGCGACCTCGCTGCTCGCGGCGGGTGCCGACACGGGCGGGGCCGAGAGCCTCGCCGATGCTGCGGGCCGCGATCTCACCGACCGGGTGCTCGCCGACTACGCCCGCGAGCTGCTGCGGCTCGTGCGCCTCGCGAGCGAGGAGCCCGAGGCGGCGCGCGCACGCATCGCCCGGCACTCGCTCACGCTCGGCACGGAGGTGCGCGTGCACCTGCCCGGCGGCGAGGTCGTGGACGGCCGGGCGCGGGCGCTCGCCGCCGACGGGTCGCTCGTCGTCGACCTGCCCACCGGCGGCGAGCTCACGGTCTCGGCGGGCGACGTCGAGCACCTGCGCTAGGCGGCGAGCCCTTCCGGTGGGCGGGGCGCGGGATCACCGCGCCCGGTGCAGCTCCTCGCCCTGCACGGTGGTGCTGAGCACGCGCGACGCGAGCAGCGCCTCGGGGGCGGCCTCGAGCGGGTTCACGTCGAGCACGATGAAGTCGGCGGCCAGGCCCGCCCGGATCCGGCCCGTCGTGTCGTCCATCTCGCCGGCGAACGCGCCGCCCGCGGTGAGGGCGGTCAGGGCGTCGGCCGGGGTGAAGGCGCGCTCCGGGTGGTAGGGGTCGCGCTCGGGCGCGAGCACCGAGGCGCCGGTCAGCGCGATGTAGAGGTTCGGGATCGCCTCGTGCGGGGCGGTCGGCGCATCCGTGCCGAGCGTGATCGCGACCCCCGCGGCGCGGAACTTCTGCCACGGGAAGCCGAGCTCCTGGCGCTCGTCGCCGAGCTGCGCCTTCCAGTTGTCGAGCACGGCGGGGTCGCAGTGCACCGGCTGCATCGAGGCGACCACTCCGAGCTCGCCCATGCGGACGATGGTGTCGTCGGCGACGCTCTCGAGGTGCTCGATGCGGTGTCGGCGTGCGCGCGGCCCGTTCGCGCGCACGCAGTGCTCGACGACGTCGAGGGCGATCTGGCTCGTGCGGTCGCCGATCGCGTGCATCGCGATCTGCAGCCCCGCACGGTCGGCGGCCTCGGCGACGGGGAGGATGCGCTCGGCCGTCCAGATCGGCTCGGCGTTGCTCCCGTCGGCGTAGGGGGCGAGCATCGTCGCGGTGCACGCGTCGATGGTGCCGTCCATGATGAACTTCACGCCGGCGATCCGCAGCCAGTCGCGCGCGGGCCCCGCGGCGATCTCCTCGCGGAGGGCCGCGATGCGCTCGGCGCCCGCGACATCGCGGGCTGCGTCGCCGGTCGGCTCCAGGATCCAGTGCGCCGTCACCGGGAACGGCAGGCGGCCGTCGCGGGCGATGATGGTCTGGAGGCCGGTCACCTCGGCGGCGTTGAGCGACATCTCCGTGACCCCGGTCACTCCGGCCGCGAGGTAGGTCGCGAAGGCGCGGTCGAGGGCGGCGACCACGTCGGCCTCGGTGGTCTGCGAGCTCAGGAACGCCCAGGCGAACTGGGTGCCGGCGGTCTCCAGCAGCAGGCCGGTCGCGTCGCCCGCGGCGTCGCGCACGATCTCGCCGCCGACGGGATCGGGGGTCTCCCGGGTGATGCCGAGCTCGCGCAGCGCGGCGCCGTTCACCCACGTCGAGTGGAAGTCGTTCGCGTCGAGGTACACGGGCACGTCGGGCAGCACCTCGTCGAGCATCTCGGCGGTCGGCCGCCCGTCTGGGAGCGCGTCGAACAGCCAGCCGCTGCCGAGCACCCGAGCGGCCGACGGATCGGCCTCGCGGGCGGCGACGAGGCGCTGCTGCATCTCCGCGAGCGTGGCGCAGTCGCGCAGCTGCACGCGCCCGAGCGACTCGCCGAAGCCGACGAGGTGCGTGTGCGAGTCGATGAAGCCCGGCGCGACGAACCGGCCCTCGAGGTCGACCTCGACGACCTCGTGCGATCCTGCGCCGCCCGCGACGCCGCCCACCGCGGTGCGCACGTCGGCGACCGAGCCCACGGCCGTGAAGCGGCCGTCTGCGACCGCGAAGGCCTCGGCGATGGGGTGGGGCTGCTCGGGCGTCGGGTCGGCGGTGAATACGACGGCGTTGCGGTACAGAGTGGTCGTCATGGGGAGTCTCCGAGGGTCGGGAGCGGATCACGGTGCGGATCGCGGGGCGCGGTGCGCGGGTTGCGGTGCGCGGATCGCAGCGCGCGGGGAGGGGTGGGGCGCCCGGACGGCCGGGCGCCCCGGGCGGTCACCGCGTGGAGCGCGTCTCGGAGGCGTCGAGCGGGTGCTGCGCCGAGAGCGCATCGATCGCCTCGGTCGAGGGGATCTCCTCCGAGAAGTTGAGCTTCGGCACCGGCTTCGTGAAGAAGCCGGTCTTCAGCGCCAGGATCGCGACGCCGATGAGCATCCAGATGCCGCCGACGATCCAGGTGAGGCCCTCGAGCGAGGTCCACAGCCAGATGGTGAGGCCGAAGCCGATGAGGGGGAGCACGCCGTAGCGGAACCAGCCCCACGCCGAGACGGGCTCGGTGCGGCCGCCCTTCGGGAAGAGGTAGGTGCGGATCACGGAGAGGTTGACCATCGCGAAGGCGGCGAGCGCGCCGAAGCTGATCATGAACGCCGCCTGGTCGAGACTCACGAAGAGGCTCGCGAGCGCCACGACGGAGACCGTGGTCGCCGCGACGATCGGCGTGCCGAAGCGCTTCGAGAGGATGCCGAGCGGCTTCGGGAGGATGCCGTCGCGGCCCATCGAGTAGAGGATGCGCGAGACCGCGACCTGGCCGGCGAGGCCGGAGCCGAAGCAGCCGGCGACGGTGATGATGACGAAGATCGCCGCGAGCACGTCGCCGCCGACGTGGG
It encodes the following:
- a CDS encoding biotin--[acetyl-CoA-carboxylase] ligase gives rise to the protein MELPRTRTLLPDVRWRESSPSTNAELRALATAERSGGAEGLPHGALLATSDQTAGRGRLDRGWVTPPNTSIAASLLVRGFGATGLGVSWLPLLAGSAVAAALQPHFSAAAARAGGEAQRVGVKWPNDVHVRDERDAMAGRPGRKLCGILCELLPGGGAQGHDVVVGTGINLLIPEWELPTDRATSLLAAGADTGGAESLADAAGRDLTDRVLADYARELLRLVRLASEEPEAARARIARHSLTLGTEVRVHLPGGEVVDGRARALAADGSLVVDLPTGGELTVSAGDVEHLR
- a CDS encoding amidohydrolase, encoding MTTTLYRNAVVFTADPTPEQPHPIAEAFAVADGRFTAVGSVADVRTAVGGVAGGAGSHEVVEVDLEGRFVAPGFIDSHTHLVGFGESLGRVQLRDCATLAEMQQRLVAAREADPSAARVLGSGWLFDALPDGRPTAEMLDEVLPDVPVYLDANDFHSTWVNGAALRELGITRETPDPVGGEIVRDAAGDATGLLLETAGTQFAWAFLSSQTTEADVVAALDRAFATYLAAGVTGVTEMSLNAAEVTGLQTIIARDGRLPFPVTAHWILEPTGDAARDVAGAERIAALREEIAAGPARDWLRIAGVKFIMDGTIDACTATMLAPYADGSNAEPIWTAERILPVAEAADRAGLQIAMHAIGDRTSQIALDVVEHCVRANGPRARRHRIEHLESVADDTIVRMGELGVVASMQPVHCDPAVLDNWKAQLGDERQELGFPWQKFRAAGVAITLGTDAPTAPHEAIPNLYIALTGASVLAPERDPYHPERAFTPADALTALTAGGAFAGEMDDTTGRIRAGLAADFIVLDVNPLEAAPEALLASRVLSTTVQGEELHRAR
- a CDS encoding PspA/IM30 family protein; translation: MSKQSILGRITTLVRANVNSMLDSAEDPEKMIDQLIRDFSSNISDAEAAIAETIGNLRLLEQDYDEDVRTAREWERKAIAASAKADELRSAGNSVDADKFDNLAKVALQRQITEENEARAAEPTIAAQREVTAKLKDGLNGMREKLQQLQTKRSELVARAKTAEAQNRVADAVKSIDVLDPTSDLGRFEDKIRRQEALARGKQEIAASTLDSQFNELENFEAVTEVEARLAALKAGRSPQALEQ
- a CDS encoding TPM domain-containing protein codes for the protein MEHSGLSPDLRPRPLGRWWLAAVLGAGLLAAGASSAAAVGPGTLGSEYVTDAVDVLDDSEERAANARLAEAFDTTGLDLFVVFVDEFTDPADRIAWADETAELNGLGDSQYLLAVATDGRQYYLSSSADGELSDAALGRIEERVLPELRDQDWAGAVTAAAEQLEAEDAAPGRNTAVVVGVGAGVLGLGGAAFGVSRLVRRRRDAAAAEQDLAQLERASGSALVAADDAVKSSAQELEFARAQFGDASVSAYADAVETARARLLEAFALRQQLDDATPDTDAQQREWLQRIIELCAAVDEVLDAQADAFARLRAIEQNAPAALAEAVARREQAGARGAQSRAEAERLAAAYAADELGALDGAVQQAEQLLAFAEDRERAASTALGAAPPDSGAAAVAIREAEAAVAQADEIHRAIAARGPELASIEARCAELIGELEADVSGARAVPDADGRVAAAITATQERIAQARHDLSGAERRPGRAVQALEAANAQIDGAVHSAQQAERARRLLDAQMAQSDSQVRQAEAFIDARRGAIGSRARTRAAEARAALARADAARSANPETALADAQRASSLAAEALSAAQSDVSGFGTGYGGGSGGGSSAGGDLAAVLGGILGGGNGGSGYGGSGGGFWGGGSSGSWGGGSRRSSGRSGGFSRSSGRSSRRSGGSSRRSGGGRSGRRGGGRF